In one window of Micromonospora cathayae DNA:
- a CDS encoding ChaB family protein, which translates to MPGREVLPSTVRRSPDKAQRTWAKTHDSAVETYGEGERAHRTAFAALKHEFEKVGDHWEPKGRKGPSDTQAAGGGPARRAPTAGGVDANATKEHLMEVAKKLDVRGRSRMTKPELVKAIQKANDRSTRRARGD; encoded by the coding sequence ATGCCAGGACGCGAGGTACTGCCCAGCACCGTGCGGCGCTCACCGGACAAGGCGCAGCGGACCTGGGCGAAGACGCACGACTCGGCGGTCGAGACGTACGGCGAGGGGGAGCGGGCGCACCGGACCGCCTTCGCCGCGCTCAAGCACGAGTTCGAGAAGGTGGGCGACCACTGGGAGCCGAAGGGACGCAAGGGCCCGAGCGACACCCAGGCCGCCGGGGGCGGCCCGGCCCGGCGCGCGCCGACCGCCGGCGGGGTGGACGCCAACGCCACCAAGGAGCACCTGATGGAGGTGGCGAAGAAGCTGGACGTCCGGGGCCGGTCCCGGATGACCAAGCCGGAACTGGTCAAGGCCATCCAGAAGGCCAACGACCGGAGCACCCGCCGGGCCCGTGGGGACTGA
- a CDS encoding DUF6401 family natural product biosynthesis protein: MYAQFSGGAAGTAVGAAQATIAALTVSIGTAGLAAAARHPALLAQVDQHAAAVRDSLDGDRRPLTLAALAGYAEGVRAAALEHGWLPPAGPVDWSDPDWPLTRLLAVCALARPTARPA; the protein is encoded by the coding sequence ATGTATGCGCAGTTCAGCGGGGGTGCGGCCGGGACGGCCGTGGGCGCGGCGCAGGCCACGATCGCCGCGTTGACCGTGTCGATCGGCACCGCCGGGCTGGCCGCCGCCGCCCGCCATCCGGCCCTGCTCGCCCAGGTCGACCAGCACGCCGCGGCCGTCCGCGACAGTCTCGACGGGGACCGGCGTCCGCTCACCCTGGCGGCCCTGGCCGGGTACGCCGAGGGGGTCCGCGCGGCGGCCCTGGAACACGGGTGGCTTCCCCCGGCCGGGCCGGTCGACTGGTCGGACCCGGACTGGCCGCTGACCCGTCTGCTGGCGGTGTGCGCCCTGGCCCGCCCGACGGCCCGGCCCGCCTGA
- a CDS encoding mechanosensitive ion channel family protein: MQKTLAVRQVDIGTALTDMWRSVLLFVPRAIAFIVILVVGWIIARFVLKIVDAALERVGFDRAVERGGIKRALERTKYDASDILARLAYYAVLLFTLQFAFGVWGPNAISNLISGVVSWLPRAFIAIVIVVVAAAIANAVRDLVSGALGGLSYGKVLADLTAIFILALGVIAALNQVGIATTVTTPVLIAVLATVAGILIVGVGGGLVKPMQARWDRWLDRAAEESRAVQMQRQAQAAGRGDMERQMADRGGAQRVSPGMSGSTAYRSGAAGEETQQFRRTE, from the coding sequence ATGCAGAAAACCCTCGCGGTCAGGCAGGTCGACATCGGCACCGCCTTGACCGACATGTGGAGGTCGGTGCTGCTCTTCGTGCCGAGGGCCATCGCCTTCATCGTGATCCTCGTGGTGGGCTGGATCATCGCCCGCTTCGTACTCAAGATCGTGGACGCGGCACTGGAACGGGTGGGGTTCGACCGGGCGGTCGAACGGGGCGGAATCAAACGGGCGTTGGAACGCACCAAGTACGACGCCAGTGACATCCTGGCCCGACTGGCGTACTACGCCGTACTGCTGTTCACCCTGCAGTTCGCCTTCGGCGTGTGGGGCCCGAACGCGATCAGCAACCTGATCTCGGGGGTGGTGAGCTGGCTGCCCCGGGCGTTCATCGCGATCGTCATCGTGGTGGTGGCCGCCGCGATCGCCAACGCGGTCCGCGACCTCGTCAGCGGGGCGCTGGGCGGGCTCTCGTACGGCAAGGTCCTGGCCGACCTGACGGCGATCTTCATTCTCGCGCTCGGCGTGATCGCCGCGCTCAACCAGGTCGGTATCGCGACCACGGTGACCACGCCGGTGCTGATCGCGGTGCTCGCCACGGTGGCCGGCATCCTGATCGTCGGTGTCGGCGGTGGTCTGGTGAAGCCGATGCAGGCCCGCTGGGACCGCTGGCTGGACCGGGCCGCCGAGGAGTCCCGGGCCGTCCAGATGCAGCGGCAGGCCCAGGCCGCCGGCCGGGGCGACATGGAACGGCAGATGGCCGACCGGGGTGGCGCGCAGCGGGTCTCGCCGGGGATGAGCGGCTCGACGGCTTACCGTTCCGGCGCGGCGGGGGAGGAGACCCAGCAGTTCCGCCGCACCGAATGA
- a CDS encoding phytoene desaturase family protein encodes MLSTGPHTESTETADAVIVGAGHNGLVAANLLADAGWDVLVLEATGVPGGAVRSAEVTAPGYLSDLYSSFYPLGYASPVLRRLALDQHGLAWRHAPDVLAHLFPDGRAAVLNRDPDRTADSLDAFAPGDGKRWLASYQEWQQLSRPLLDALFTPFPPVRNGLELLNRLGPAGALRLARRLVLPVRQLGAELFAGAGGPALLAGCALHTDLSPDDAGSGVYGWLLAMLGQQVGWPVPVGGAQRITDALVARLRSRGGRISYGAHVDRVLVARGRAMGVRAVGGRTWRARRAVLADVPAPALYLDLVGPAWLPPRLVEDLAHFRWDGSTVKVDWALAGPVPWANPEVAGAGTVHLATDLDGLTRYSAALACGEVPADPFLLLGQMTTADPGRSPAGTESLWAYTHLPFRRDWRADDVARHVERMEDVLERHAPGFRALVRGRHVAGPADLEEQNPSLVGGAVGGGTAAAYQQLFLRPVPGLGRPDTPVDRLYLASASANPGGGVHGAPGANAARAALARNRGLTGGLYARAIGAAHRTVYR; translated from the coding sequence ATGCTGTCCACCGGGCCCCACACGGAGAGCACGGAGACCGCGGACGCCGTGATCGTCGGCGCCGGCCACAACGGGCTGGTCGCCGCCAACCTGCTCGCCGACGCCGGCTGGGACGTCCTGGTCCTCGAGGCGACCGGCGTGCCGGGCGGGGCGGTCCGCTCCGCCGAGGTCACCGCGCCCGGCTACCTCAGCGACCTCTACAGCTCGTTCTACCCCCTCGGGTACGCCTCGCCGGTGCTGCGCCGGCTCGCCCTCGACCAGCACGGGCTGGCCTGGCGGCACGCCCCCGACGTGCTGGCGCACCTGTTCCCGGACGGTCGGGCGGCGGTGCTCAACCGGGACCCGGACCGCACCGCCGACTCGCTGGACGCGTTCGCCCCCGGCGACGGGAAACGCTGGCTGGCGTCGTACCAGGAGTGGCAGCAGCTGTCCCGGCCGCTGCTGGACGCCCTGTTCACCCCCTTCCCGCCGGTACGCAACGGGCTGGAACTGCTCAACCGGCTGGGGCCGGCGGGCGCGTTGCGGCTGGCCCGACGACTGGTGCTGCCGGTACGCCAACTGGGTGCGGAACTCTTCGCCGGAGCGGGCGGCCCGGCCCTGCTGGCCGGCTGCGCCCTGCACACCGACCTGTCCCCCGACGACGCCGGCTCCGGGGTGTACGGCTGGCTGCTGGCCATGCTCGGCCAGCAGGTCGGCTGGCCGGTGCCGGTCGGCGGGGCCCAGCGGATCACCGACGCCCTGGTGGCCCGGCTACGGTCCCGGGGCGGCCGGATCAGCTACGGCGCGCACGTCGACCGGGTGCTGGTCGCCCGGGGGCGGGCGATGGGCGTCCGGGCGGTCGGCGGGCGGACCTGGCGGGCCCGGCGGGCGGTCCTCGCCGACGTGCCCGCCCCCGCGCTCTACCTGGACCTGGTCGGCCCGGCCTGGTTGCCGCCCCGGCTCGTCGAGGACCTGGCCCACTTCCGGTGGGACGGCTCGACGGTGAAGGTCGACTGGGCGCTGGCCGGCCCGGTGCCCTGGGCCAACCCGGAGGTGGCCGGCGCGGGAACGGTGCACCTCGCCACCGACCTGGACGGTCTGACCCGCTACTCGGCGGCGCTGGCCTGCGGGGAGGTGCCGGCGGACCCGTTCCTGCTGCTGGGGCAGATGACCACCGCCGACCCGGGCCGCTCACCGGCCGGCACCGAGTCGCTGTGGGCGTACACCCACCTGCCGTTCCGGCGGGACTGGCGGGCCGACGACGTGGCCCGGCACGTGGAGCGGATGGAGGACGTCCTGGAGCGGCACGCCCCCGGCTTCCGGGCGCTGGTGCGGGGCCGGCACGTGGCCGGCCCGGCGGACCTGGAGGAACAGAACCCGAGCCTGGTCGGTGGCGCGGTGGGCGGCGGGACGGCCGCCGCCTACCAGCAGCTCTTCCTGCGGCCGGTGCCCGGCCTGGGCCGCCCGGACACCCCGGTCGACCGGCTCTACCTGGCGAGCGCGTCGGCGAACCCGGGCGGCGGCGTGCACGGTGCCCCCGGGGCGAACGCGGCCCGCGCCGCCCTGGCCCGTAACCGGGGGCTCACCGGTGGCCTGTACGCGCGCGCGATCGGCGCGGCGCACCGCACCGTCTACCGCTGA
- a CDS encoding SRPBCC family protein, which produces MGGVTEHVDVDVPIRTAYDQWTQFEEFPQFMEGVQEVRQLSDTMTHWTVEIAGVKREFDAQITEQLPDERVAWNSTGGTKHGGVVTFHRLDEAHTRVTLQLEFEPHGVVEQAGDKLGIVDRRAKGDLARFKSFIERRGQETGAWRGKVDRPTP; this is translated from the coding sequence ATGGGTGGCGTGACCGAGCACGTGGACGTGGACGTCCCGATCCGGACGGCGTACGACCAGTGGACGCAGTTCGAGGAGTTCCCCCAGTTCATGGAGGGTGTCCAGGAGGTCCGGCAGCTGTCCGACACGATGACCCACTGGACCGTCGAGATCGCCGGGGTGAAGCGCGAGTTCGACGCGCAGATCACCGAGCAGCTGCCCGACGAGCGGGTCGCCTGGAACTCCACCGGCGGCACGAAGCACGGTGGCGTGGTGACCTTCCACCGCCTCGACGAGGCGCACACCCGGGTCACCCTCCAGCTCGAGTTCGAGCCGCACGGCGTGGTCGAGCAGGCCGGCGACAAGCTGGGCATCGTGGACCGCCGGGCCAAGGGCGACCTGGCGCGGTTCAAGTCGTTCATCGAGCGACGTGGTCAGGAGACCGGCGCCTGGCGGGGCAAGGTCGACCGCCCGACGCCCTGA
- a CDS encoding DUF2795 domain-containing protein, with translation MERGSSKHGPRLDEQMSQEVHGLVQGPGVGGSRVDEFREAEPAGEDQPGSTTVPAGDLRTGAPQGMSSADVEQRSRLGRFIGLSALPGDREALLGSARENEAPADVIADLERLPADTRYRTVSEVWAALGHRNETQRW, from the coding sequence ATGGAACGAGGAAGCAGCAAGCACGGACCTCGGCTCGACGAGCAGATGAGCCAGGAGGTCCACGGCCTGGTGCAGGGCCCGGGGGTCGGCGGTTCCCGGGTCGACGAGTTCCGCGAGGCCGAGCCGGCCGGCGAGGACCAGCCGGGTTCGACCACGGTGCCCGCGGGCGACCTGCGCACCGGCGCACCCCAGGGGATGAGCTCCGCGGACGTGGAGCAGCGCAGTCGGCTCGGCCGGTTCATCGGCCTGTCGGCGCTGCCCGGCGACCGCGAGGCCCTGCTGGGCAGTGCCCGGGAGAACGAGGCGCCCGCCGACGTCATCGCCGACCTGGAGCGCCTGCCGGCCGACACCCGGTACCGGACGGTCTCCGAGGTGTGGGCGGCACTGGGGCACCGCAACGAGACGCAGCGCTGGTGA
- a CDS encoding MFS transporter: MNRVSSVYLASYLLSLLGNAIAGVVLPLLVLQITGSVLATGAVAVASALPAAVAGLVMGVVIDKINRRTASVITDVVSALSIAALPLVDATVGLALGWFVLFAVIGSFGDVPGMTAREAMIPGIVRAGRMGAERLLGLRESLGAVVMLVGPAAGAALIAVFDGVTVLWVTAATSAAAAAVTMLIPREAGAIPVAEDGPQRVVLRDGWHTLVRSPFLLTTTLISVGLVVVLAGFQALVLPVYFTLEQRPEMLGLVLSSLAVGLLIGGGTYAAAGARGPRRAWFLTGMLITIAGFGAMATLAGPWFVLGAAALVGLGNGLFGSLMGVLMVERIPDATRGRVMGLQNSIITLAPAIGMGGTAVLVDQSGARTGAVVLAVVWLVTGVVALGVRALRDLEPHPGPEAELVR, encoded by the coding sequence ATGAACCGTGTGTCGTCGGTGTATCTCGCCTCCTACCTGCTCTCCCTGCTCGGCAACGCCATCGCCGGCGTCGTGCTGCCGCTGCTCGTCCTGCAGATCACCGGCAGCGTGCTCGCCACCGGTGCCGTCGCGGTGGCCTCGGCGCTGCCCGCGGCCGTCGCCGGGCTGGTCATGGGCGTGGTCATTGACAAGATCAATCGACGTACCGCCTCGGTGATCACCGACGTCGTCTCGGCGCTGTCGATCGCGGCGCTGCCGCTCGTCGACGCGACCGTGGGGCTGGCGCTCGGCTGGTTCGTGCTGTTCGCGGTGATCGGGTCGTTCGGCGACGTGCCGGGGATGACAGCCCGCGAGGCGATGATCCCGGGCATCGTGCGGGCCGGGCGGATGGGCGCCGAGCGGCTGCTCGGCCTGCGCGAGTCGCTGGGCGCCGTGGTCATGCTGGTCGGCCCGGCGGCCGGGGCGGCGCTGATCGCGGTGTTCGACGGGGTGACCGTACTGTGGGTGACCGCGGCGACCTCGGCAGCGGCCGCAGCCGTCACGATGCTGATCCCGCGGGAGGCCGGTGCGATCCCGGTGGCCGAGGACGGCCCACAGCGGGTGGTGCTGCGCGACGGCTGGCACACGCTGGTCCGCTCGCCGTTCCTGCTGACCACCACGCTCATCAGCGTCGGCCTTGTGGTGGTGCTGGCCGGCTTCCAGGCGCTGGTGCTACCGGTCTACTTCACCCTGGAGCAGCGGCCCGAGATGCTCGGCCTGGTGCTCAGCTCGCTCGCCGTGGGCCTGCTGATCGGCGGCGGGACCTATGCGGCGGCGGGTGCCCGGGGGCCGCGGCGGGCCTGGTTCCTGACCGGGATGCTGATCACGATCGCCGGGTTCGGGGCGATGGCGACGCTGGCCGGGCCGTGGTTCGTGCTCGGCGCCGCGGCGCTGGTCGGGCTCGGCAACGGGCTGTTCGGCAGCCTCATGGGCGTGCTCATGGTGGAGCGGATCCCGGACGCGACGCGCGGGCGGGTGATGGGCCTGCAGAACTCGATCATCACGCTGGCCCCGGCGATCGGCATGGGCGGCACCGCGGTGCTGGTCGACCAGTCCGGGGCCCGCACCGGCGCGGTCGTCCTCGCGGTGGTCTGGCTGGTCACCGGCGTGGTCGCGCTGGGCGTACGGGCGCTGCGGGATCTGGAGCCGCACCCGGGGCCCGAGGCCGAGCTCGTACGCTGA
- a CDS encoding MerR family DNA-binding transcriptional regulator has translation MNIGEIARLAGVSVRTLRHYHQIGVLPEPARRGNGYREYTVGDLVLLLRVRRLAELGIPLDDIPPMLASGDRADTVLDELDRELAAQIERLTARREVIARLRAAGASPDTPPELAGLLAGAAAAGAADLPSEMLQHDREVMLLLHHRLDENGRAALTGLLHQFTEPDVLAATTALTARFAALEPDAPDAEIDRLVADYHVVLGHLTYEGFEEVDPGTGALLTAYQEGFFNDAQRDFLARLAAGAAGTEVVPSASPPG, from the coding sequence ATGAACATCGGCGAGATCGCCCGCCTGGCCGGGGTCAGCGTGCGCACCCTGCGCCACTACCACCAGATCGGGGTGCTGCCCGAGCCCGCCCGACGGGGCAACGGCTACCGCGAGTACACCGTCGGCGACCTGGTACTGCTGCTGCGCGTCCGCCGGCTGGCCGAGCTCGGCATCCCGCTCGACGACATCCCGCCGATGCTGGCCTCCGGCGACCGGGCCGACACGGTACTCGACGAGCTGGACCGGGAGCTGGCCGCGCAGATCGAGCGGCTCACCGCCCGCCGCGAGGTGATCGCCCGGCTGCGCGCGGCCGGCGCCAGCCCGGACACCCCACCCGAGCTGGCCGGGCTGCTCGCCGGCGCCGCCGCAGCCGGTGCGGCGGACCTGCCGTCGGAGATGCTCCAGCACGACCGAGAGGTGATGCTGCTGCTGCACCACCGCCTGGACGAGAACGGCCGGGCCGCGCTGACCGGGCTGCTGCACCAGTTCACCGAGCCGGACGTGCTGGCCGCGACCACGGCGCTCACCGCACGGTTCGCCGCGCTCGAGCCGGACGCCCCGGACGCGGAGATCGACCGGTTGGTCGCCGACTACCACGTCGTGCTCGGCCACCTGACCTACGAGGGGTTCGAGGAGGTGGACCCGGGTACCGGGGCGCTGCTCACGGCGTACCAGGAAGGGTTCTTCAACGACGCCCAGCGTGACTTTCTCGCCCGGCTGGCCGCCGGGGCCGCAGGTACCGAGGTCGTGCCGTCGGCGTCGCCACCGGGCTGA
- a CDS encoding MFS transporter, whose amino-acid sequence MSTTPRASLLLLAYLAFVSLGLPDGLLGVGWPSMRSEFGVPTEAVGLVLTALTTGYLTSSVVAGFSIARLGVGRLLALSTVLASLSLTGWALSPGLLPVIGCALALGLGSGAIDSGLNAYAAGAFGPRHMNWLHAFFGLGVALGPLIMTAVIGAGLSWRWGYGLVAAGQLALATAFALTVRAWRDRGAGAPTEPGQAVAVPVRETLRLPAVWLGALAFLVYVSIEFGAGLWAFLLLTEGRGLGAAVAGICVSGYWTSLFLGRVVQGMAAERFGSALVLRGSLVGLVVGAVLIAIPGPAWLAVVGLAVVGFAAAPVFPLLTLTTVDRVGVRHVDRTIGVQIGIAGIGGAVGPTAIGVLIARTSVEALGPALVVLTLGLLALHAAATRRPAPQPA is encoded by the coding sequence GTGTCGACCACCCCCCGGGCCTCCCTGCTGCTGCTCGCCTACCTCGCCTTCGTCAGCCTCGGTCTGCCCGACGGCCTCCTCGGGGTCGGCTGGCCCTCGATGCGGTCCGAGTTCGGCGTGCCGACCGAGGCGGTCGGGCTGGTGCTCACCGCTCTCACCACCGGCTACCTGACCTCCAGCGTGGTCGCCGGGTTCAGCATCGCCCGGCTCGGCGTCGGCCGGCTGCTGGCGCTGAGCACCGTCCTGGCGAGTCTGTCGCTCACCGGCTGGGCCCTCAGCCCCGGCCTGCTCCCGGTGATCGGCTGCGCCCTGGCGCTCGGGCTCGGCTCCGGCGCGATCGACTCCGGGCTCAACGCGTACGCCGCCGGGGCGTTCGGCCCGCGGCACATGAACTGGCTGCACGCCTTCTTCGGCCTGGGGGTGGCGCTCGGTCCGTTGATCATGACGGCGGTGATCGGCGCCGGGCTGTCCTGGCGGTGGGGGTACGGTCTGGTCGCCGCCGGCCAGCTCGCCCTCGCCACGGCCTTCGCGTTGACCGTCCGGGCCTGGCGGGACCGGGGAGCCGGCGCGCCCACCGAACCGGGCCAGGCGGTGGCCGTACCGGTCCGGGAAACCCTGCGGTTGCCGGCGGTCTGGCTCGGCGCGCTGGCCTTCCTGGTCTACGTCAGCATCGAGTTCGGCGCGGGACTCTGGGCGTTCCTGCTGCTCACCGAGGGGCGCGGGCTGGGTGCGGCGGTGGCCGGCATCTGCGTCTCCGGGTACTGGACCAGCCTGTTCCTGGGCCGGGTCGTGCAGGGGATGGCCGCGGAACGGTTCGGTAGCGCCCTGGTCCTGCGGGGCAGCCTGGTCGGGCTGGTCGTGGGTGCCGTCCTGATCGCCATCCCCGGCCCGGCCTGGCTCGCGGTGGTCGGCCTGGCGGTCGTCGGCTTCGCCGCCGCCCCGGTGTTCCCGCTGCTCACCCTCACCACCGTCGACCGGGTCGGTGTCCGGCACGTCGACCGGACCATCGGGGTGCAGATCGGCATCGCCGGGATCGGGGGCGCGGTCGGCCCGACCGCGATCGGCGTGCTGATCGCCCGTACGTCGGTGGAGGCGCTGGGGCCGGCGCTGGTCGTCCTGACGCTCGGGCTGCTCGCCCTGCACGCCGCCGCCACCCGCCGACCCGCCCCGCAGCCGGCCTGA
- a CDS encoding aldehyde dehydrogenase family protein, whose product MYRVEQLIGGVWGAGGEGGEFVVADPADGTPVSTVPVATEAEVAKAVGAARGAAAGWAATAPADRAAALHRAADAVAAVAEDLALATTAEMGKPLPDARGGVAAGVGSLRQYAELAPVRGGRTLHGGRDAVDFMAPEPRGVVAVLTPWNDPVAVACGLLGAALVTGNVVVFKPSERTPATGWLLAKALDSALPAGVLSLLTGGAAVGAALAGQEVDVVAHVGSTATGRAIAAACARTGAKALLENGGSDPLIVDADVDPTWAAGQAAMGAFANAGQICVAVERIYVHRAVAGEMVAALVDLAGAMRVGPGQDPETELGPLVDRRHRDHVHGQVTAAVAAGARLRAGGILPDGSGAFYPPTVVTDCTDEMPLVREETFGPVAPVLVVDSFDEALTRAACSPYGLAATVLTGSMSHAQRAWRELPVGTVKVNAVFGGAPGGAAQPRRGSGQGFGYGPELLDEFTTTKVVHLAAPGGGHW is encoded by the coding sequence ATGTACCGGGTTGAGCAGCTCATCGGGGGTGTGTGGGGCGCGGGCGGCGAGGGGGGTGAGTTCGTCGTGGCGGACCCGGCGGACGGTACCCCGGTCAGCACCGTGCCGGTGGCGACTGAGGCCGAGGTCGCCAAGGCGGTCGGCGCGGCCCGGGGCGCGGCGGCCGGCTGGGCGGCGACCGCTCCGGCGGACCGGGCGGCGGCGCTGCACCGGGCGGCGGACGCGGTGGCGGCGGTCGCCGAGGACCTGGCCCTGGCGACGACCGCCGAGATGGGCAAGCCGCTGCCGGACGCCCGGGGCGGCGTGGCCGCCGGGGTCGGCAGCCTGCGCCAGTACGCCGAACTGGCCCCGGTGCGTGGCGGCCGGACCCTGCACGGCGGCCGGGACGCGGTCGACTTCATGGCCCCGGAGCCGCGTGGCGTGGTCGCGGTGCTCACCCCGTGGAACGACCCGGTGGCGGTCGCCTGCGGGCTGCTCGGCGCGGCCCTGGTCACCGGCAACGTGGTGGTGTTCAAGCCGAGCGAACGGACGCCGGCGACGGGTTGGCTGCTGGCGAAGGCGCTCGACAGCGCGCTGCCGGCCGGGGTGCTGTCCCTGCTCACCGGGGGCGCGGCGGTCGGGGCGGCGCTCGCCGGGCAGGAGGTCGACGTGGTGGCGCACGTCGGGTCCACCGCCACCGGGCGGGCGATCGCCGCCGCGTGTGCCCGGACCGGCGCGAAGGCGCTGCTGGAGAACGGCGGCAGTGATCCGCTGATCGTCGACGCCGACGTGGACCCGACCTGGGCGGCGGGACAGGCGGCGATGGGCGCGTTCGCCAACGCCGGGCAGATCTGTGTGGCGGTGGAGCGGATCTACGTACACCGGGCGGTGGCCGGCGAGATGGTGGCGGCGTTGGTGGACCTGGCCGGGGCGATGCGGGTCGGTCCGGGGCAGGATCCGGAGACCGAGCTCGGCCCGCTGGTGGACCGGCGGCACCGGGACCACGTGCACGGCCAGGTGACGGCGGCGGTGGCGGCGGGGGCCCGACTGCGTGCCGGTGGCATCCTGCCGGACGGGTCGGGCGCGTTCTACCCGCCGACCGTGGTCACCGACTGCACCGACGAGATGCCGCTGGTCCGTGAGGAGACGTTCGGGCCGGTCGCCCCGGTGCTGGTGGTGGACTCCTTCGACGAGGCGCTGACCCGGGCGGCGTGTTCGCCGTACGGGCTGGCCGCCACGGTGCTGACCGGGTCGATGAGCCACGCCCAGCGGGCCTGGCGGGAGCTGCCGGTCGGCACGGTCAAGGTCAACGCGGTGTTCGGGGGCGCGCCGGGGGGTGCCGCGCAGCCGCGCCGGGGCAGCGGCCAGGGTTTCGGGTACGGCCCGGAGCTGCTCGACGAGTTCACCACCACGAAGGTGGTGCACCTGGCCGCGCCGGGCGGCGGCCACTGGTGA
- a CDS encoding YihY/virulence factor BrkB family protein, translating into MATTTEPTATGRSQELPVPRGLRQLSWSTWRGVLVGSGRNFVKDNCADWAAALTYYGVLALFPSIVVVVALVGLVSDGDRTVDTLLDLARDVGAGSVVANDGVVGVIEGVVDQRGGVKALLSVGLLGALWSASGFIGAFTRASNAIYGVEEGRPFYRLRPLQIGLAAVSLVLLAVVATGLIVSGPVTDAVGDLLRLGDVPRTAWSVLKWPVLAMILMVLLSLLFWIAPNVRQPRFRWLTVGGTVALLAWALVSFGFGLYVSNFGSYDVTYGSLGAIIAFLVWLYLSNCALMLGVQINAEVQRGRVIQSGVPDPDEPVLTPKRPAEP; encoded by the coding sequence ATGGCAACGACGACGGAGCCGACGGCGACCGGCCGGTCACAGGAACTACCGGTGCCGCGCGGACTGCGCCAGTTGAGCTGGTCCACCTGGCGGGGTGTCCTGGTGGGCAGTGGCCGTAACTTCGTCAAGGACAACTGCGCGGACTGGGCCGCCGCCCTCACCTACTACGGGGTGCTCGCGCTGTTCCCGTCCATCGTCGTGGTGGTGGCCCTGGTCGGTCTGGTCTCCGACGGCGACCGCACCGTGGACACCCTGCTCGACCTGGCCCGGGACGTCGGCGCGGGCTCGGTCGTGGCGAACGACGGCGTGGTCGGCGTGATCGAGGGCGTGGTGGACCAACGCGGAGGGGTGAAGGCGCTGCTCAGCGTGGGTCTGCTCGGCGCGCTCTGGTCAGCCTCCGGTTTCATCGGCGCGTTCACCCGGGCGTCGAACGCGATCTACGGCGTCGAGGAGGGTCGGCCGTTCTACCGGCTGCGGCCGTTGCAGATCGGCCTGGCCGCCGTCTCGCTGGTGCTGCTGGCCGTGGTGGCGACCGGGCTGATCGTCAGCGGTCCGGTGACCGACGCGGTCGGTGACCTGCTCCGGCTGGGTGACGTGCCGCGTACCGCGTGGAGTGTGCTGAAGTGGCCGGTGCTGGCCATGATCCTGATGGTGCTGCTGTCGCTGCTGTTCTGGATCGCCCCGAACGTGCGGCAGCCCCGGTTCCGCTGGCTCACGGTGGGCGGGACGGTGGCGCTGCTGGCCTGGGCGCTGGTCTCCTTCGGTTTCGGCCTGTACGTGTCGAACTTCGGCTCGTACGACGTCACGTACGGCAGCCTGGGCGCGATCATCGCGTTTCTCGTCTGGCTGTACCTCTCCAACTGCGCGCTCATGCTCGGCGTGCAGATCAACGCCGAGGTGCAGCGGGGCCGGGTGATCCAGTCGGGGGTGCCGGACCCCGACGAGCCGGTGCTCACCCCGAAACGCCCGGCCGAGCCGTGA